Below is a window of Quercus robur chromosome 6, dhQueRobu3.1, whole genome shotgun sequence DNA.
AGTCTATAACTAGGAATTTATgccttgtttattttttattttttagattgtatctaaaACCAGAGCCTTGTTATTGTTCAAGTAAATTGaggtaaataaaaatattttatttatcaataatgatgtattttttaaagattttctTAGCTTTTTTCCTCTTAATAAAGTTAAGTAGCTACTCAATTGTTAGTCCTTTAACTTAGGGGGATAATCATCGATAATTGAATATCCACCTTAAGATTTGGAATAGTTGCAATGGTGGGGGTTTCATCCCTAACTAGaatcacacaaaacaaaaatcgtCGTTTTGTTTTTAAACTGCTCCCAAGTCACAGTTCTCACACCCTTTGAGCATAACACCTCTTATGTATGATGTACATACAAGCATGATAGTTTGTTggagttccataaaaaaaatagggaAATCCCCATCCGATTGTTGCCATAGAAGTCCATCCATACAAGCACAATTAGGGAAAAACCCCAAAGATACTAAGATACTAGCTGCCATATGATGGAACACATTATCTTTGAGGGGACTCTACCCATGATAATGAGATTTAGGACATGTATGAAGTCATGGACTAAATTAAAAACCCTTTTAGTGAATGATGTTAGGATTTTTAGTGCATTCTATCATTGCCTTGATTTATGACTATAGGTTGTAACTCTAGCTTTTTGTGGAGATTCAAATTTATCACCCTCATGTGAGAAATTGTTATGCAATGTTAAATATTAGCTATGATATATTTCATGTTGAATATAAGCGGAATAGGGAAGCATAAAATaagaacacaagaacacaaagattATGTGGTTTAATCTTACGACCTATGTCCACAGAGAAAACTCTTAAATGTTATAACTTTATTATATAAGAGTGTAATACAAAAACCTGTATTACAATGAACCATAACATGGGTACATATAGTAGAGTAAACCCtaaactaatagacttctagtataAGTAGGATACTtaacttgcacacaaagtagaattaggtttagacctatgctaatgggctaatatatctcaaACATGCAAATTTACTAGTTAAGGcaataattaaaattagtaaatcTTCTGTGTTGTATTCAAGATCTCCTATTTTTGTTGTAAAAGACACTTAGACCTTTTCTTAACCAAATTATTTCATGTTTAATTCCATCTTATATAAGCTttcttttcaacccaaaaaaaagggttattgtaaaaacttcacaATGACTATAAAATGACGCAATCTCATCATGTTTGATGGTGCATTTCTCTCTCCccattattttctctctcacacactctcTTTGTCAATGTTGCAAGCGACCCCTCGTAGAGAAAGAAACGAAGgtaatcaaaatttgaaaatgggCACAAGAGAGTGGAGGGAATCTGTAAACAAATGCCACACATTCAAACTGTTCGTGCCATCAAGCTGACCGATTTACTTGCTTTCCATTGGTACACGTGTCCGGATTTCAGAAGACCGTGACACGAGCTAGAGTGTGACCATATCACTGTCCAGTGTCCAACTATATACACCAATAAAGTATAACATCACTCTGTCGCGCGTCGCACATTTTTCCATCCCAACATGAACAATTCCGTTGGACACGGTCAACGCCTTTGCGGTcccaaaaaaacacacaccAATCCCCACAACCCCCTCTTAAGCGCGTGCATTAcacatatttacatattaatatGGTCATGTTAACATGTGTACTTAgcacaattgttaataaattatgggaaatgctaacgagtacTCTTATTGGTTAATATGTGCACTTACtcaattttaggaaagttttaacacACTATTATATTAGAAAAGTTTTTCATGACctataaattatattagaaaagttttaacacactattatagaaaatataaaatattgtcaaaaaaattatttattttatcgttttccaataaaatatttataaaaatagtttctaaacatttttctattaatatTAAAGTTCGAGTGGCCTtagaatatttgtttttttagagagttttaatgTCTTTGTGGTCCCAAAAAACACACCAACCCTGTaacgagaaattataaggttctCATGTtggacaagtgacgtggtccaccattccactTAAAGACTCTcacctgtttaaaattgttgagttcaaaaattttttaaaacaaaaactaattattgactcaacaaatttaaacaagtggaaattttttagtagaatggtggacaagtgacatGGTCCACCAAATGACTATATAATTTCTCTCCCGTAACCCCCTCTTAAgcgagaaattataaggtctaCATGGTGGATAAGTGGCgtggtccaccattccactaaaagactcacacctatttaaaattgccgagttgaattttttttttaaaacagaaACTAATTActgactcaacaattttaaacaagtgggagtcttttagtggaatgatGGACAGATGACGTAATTCACTAGACGACCCTATAATTTCTCCTCTTAAGCACGTGCATTacacatattatatattaatatggGTCATATTAATGGATGTGTTTAGGAAAATTGTTAATGAACTatattaagaaagttttaacactactattatggaaaatataaaaaactgtcagAAAAATTAAtcgcttttttgtttttcaataaaatatttctaaaaattgtTCCTAAACCAATATCCTTAGAGTATTCATTAACAATTTCCTATTAGTATTAAGGTTCAAGTgtctttaaaatatttgttaataaagtattttagaaaagttttaatatcactttttatagaaaagaaaaaaataagctgtcaaaaaatcaaaaaaaaaatttcttgggaAAAGGTAAGGAATGTCTTCATTtgttagtaaaatattttaggaaaatttttatgggaaaaaaaatctaatattttgataactttttaaattttccataaaagtggtataaattttttcctaaatGGGTTTATTAAAAATTGCCCTAAGAAAATTGTGTGAGACAAGAGAATgcacataccaaaaaaaaaaaaaaaggcaaatgcTCAAAGAGGTCTtgtttttgtaaagaaaaattttgcCATGGCatcttctgtcccacttttcctactccaccaataaaaccTTGCCACGtgttaacataattaattaaatactatcattattgacttattaatattatcactattaattaatggtagtatttaattaattaggtaaaTACATGGTAAGGTTTTATTGGTGGAATATAGAATGAAACAGGAAAAAtgggatagaagatttggacttccattaatataactttattttacttttctaaaatgaaaaaaatgtaattaaggcatctattaactttttaattaatttattttttcaacgcCTTGAAACTCCTTTTGCTTTGGAGAGTGAGATTCAAATCAAAAGTGCTAGGctagagctttttttttttgagacggTACAATATCCAAGTCTGCCAAAACTATATGATACGCTATGGTAGAGCTTTATTATTATCTACCCCAAAATACCCGATACTGATGATACGGGTATCCTTTTATAATATAATCTGAGGTGATGAACAGGTAAGGAGTGAGCGGGGCGTGCAGTGACTCTTTAATTTCTTATGGATAATATAAAAGGGATATTTGCTTATTTTCTTGCAAAAACTCGGCCAGTGTGCCGTTACAAATACCATACTTTACTTTTTAGTAGTAGTTCATACTTCATACCAGTAATATTCTACTTTCCTGCGCGccaaacaacccaaaaaatggctctttatattttataaatccAGAAAAtaaagacagaaaaagaaaaagaatagaaaaagaaaaacctggaAAGAAAGGACAGGCGTGAAAGGCTTTCTCATAGGGAACCTTCGTCTGCTAACTCCATTTgggtctctctctcactctctcactctctctctctctctgcctctgTATTGTACAGTCGTTGGAGAGAGACACTTGCTGATGAATATGGATATGGGTGTCTGCACAAGCTTTAAACTTTTCATTGTATAATGAGCAGAGGCTTCAATCTCTTCTTCTCAGAAGAAGATGGCTCTGCAAGAAGAGGAAACCCAACAGCTGCTAAGTCCTGCAACGGTCATTGATGCTTTGTTCTGTGAGGAAGAGAGTTTAGAGGAAGAGAATGGTATTGGGGAAGAAGGGAGTgatgaaaatgtgaaaaagcACTCATTTTTCCCTTCGGTTTTGCTAGAGAATGACTTGGTTTGGGAGGATGATGAACTTGTGTCCCTAAAATCCAAGGAGGGAGAGACCCATGTGTGTTTGAGCAGTCTGATCTCAGATGGGTCTCTAATGGTGGCTAGGAAAGAGGCTGTGGATTGGATTTTGAGGGTTAAAGCACACTATGGGTTCTGTGCTTTGACTGCTGTTCTTGCTGTGAATTACTTTGATAGGTTTGCTTCAAGCCCCACGTTTAAGAGGGATAAGCCCTGGATGACTCAACTTGCTGCAGTGGCTTGTCTATCTCTGGCTGCTAAGGTGGAGGAAACCCAAGTGCCACTTCTTTTAGACCTGCAAGTATGTGGGATTTATTTTATGCAGTCTTGGTGTTTGTTAAAAGTGTTatgctctgtgtgtgtgtgttacttGGACTTTGTCTATCATATTGTTATAATGTGGGATTCTGTGTTATGTTTAGGTGGAGGAATCCAAGTATGTGTTTGAAGCAAAGACTATTAAGAGAATGGAGCTTCTGGTGCTGTCCACTCTTCAATGGAGGATGAACCCGGTGACCccaatttcattcttttatcaTATTATCAGGAGGCTTGGTTTGAAGAACCACTTGCATTGGGATTTCCTGTTGAGGTGTGAGCGCCTTCATCTCTCTGTCATTGCCGGTAAGCTATCCAATGAGATTGATTGTTTTGAGTGCAATAGATATTGAAGGAAAGAGACATCCATTTGTGATCTATCTCAATTTCTAATCTTGTCTTTAATGTTGGGCTTTGGTTCCAGATTCAAGGGTAACAAGTCATCTTCCATCTATATTAGCAACTGCAACGATGCTTCATGTAATTAGGGATATAGAGCCTTATAATCCACTGGAATATCAGAATCAGCTTATGAGTGTACTTAAAATTAGTGAGGTGTGTATCTAATTACATTAATTTCTATGTTTTCGTGGAACTCCTGCTTTTGCAAAGATGTTCCAACCTTGATGATCTATTAGTTAATGTTTGATAATGTCTTTAAACAGGAAAAAGTCAATGAGTGCTATAAGCTGATCCTGGAATTATCTAATAGCCTTGGCCACATTCACGACCAAAGCCGCAAGCGCAAGCATCTGTCCATACCCAGCAGCCCCAATGGCATCATTGACGCATCTTTTAGCTTTGATAGCTCCAATGACTCATGGGCTGCAGCGTCGTGCATTTCATCATCACCAGAGCCTCCTTTCAAAAGGAGTAGAGCACAGGATCAGCAGATGCGGTTGCCTTCACTAAATCGTGTGTCTGTTGAAGTGCTTAGTAGCCCTCGTTAATCTTTCTTTGTCTTAAATGTCTACTATTAAACATGGTATCATACATTTTCTTATTCGCATATTATTGGCAGTATCTCTTTTTAAGGTGCAATTATGTTTTGTTAATGATTTATCGTTGCATTTCTGGCTGAATCTATGACAATGAATCAAGAGATCATATCCCAGTCCCCCATGGGTCTGATCTGAATTGGGAGGTGGGGATTGTGGTTTGAGAATAAAAAGAGATGAGGGCTTCTTTGTCCAAGTTCTttagtagtttttcttttactacATTTTCAGATTATGTATATATCACATGCTTATAGTCATAGATAAAGATAATTCCAAGACATGCCAGTTCTCGTTGGTTTAGGTGGTAGTGGAACTTTAATTGAGATATGCAACAAAAAGTCTCTGGTTGTTCTTCTTGAATGAACACTCTGATGACTTGAGAGACTTTCAAAAAAAGACAAGTGAATACTAAACAGTGATTGTTAActgatttattaattttgggaCCCCCTTTGGGGGGTGGTTATGGTGATAGATTGAATGAAATTCTCAACCCCTAAAGTTTGAAATAACCAAATCTTTAAGTTAGGTAACTGAATTTGAAAGCTCTTTCAAAAGGGTCAACCTCAACCTCAACTGCAAAAGTCTTAGTAACAACTACTTCCATGCCGGTAAACATCTGTCTCTCTCAAAATTCCTAGAACTGCAGATCATAAGGAATTTAGTACATAAGGTAGTCTAGATATGTCTGCTGTGTTAAGCTATATGatattaatttcaatttacAAATATTGGAGACATTATTTATTCCCTAGGTGATTTTTTCTGTTTATTACTGTTCTCCATTTATAAGGATCAATGTTGGTTATGGTGATAGATTGAATGAAATTCTCAACCCCTAAAGTTTGAAATAATCAAATCTTTAAGTTAGGTAACTGAATTTGAGAGCTCTTTCAAAAGGGTCAACCTCAACCTCAACTGCAAAAGTCTTAGTAACAACTACTTCCATGCCGGTAAACATCTGTCTCTCTCAAAATTCCTAGAACTGCAGATCATAAGGAATTTAGTACATAAGGTAGTCTAGACATGTCTGCTGTGTTAAGCTATATGatattaatttcaatttacAAATATTGGAGACACATTATTTATTCCCTTGGTGATTTTTTCTGTTTATTACTGTTCTCCATTTATAAGGATCAATGTTCTCTGTGGATAACTGGTTCAAAACCTAGGCTTAATATGTTGGTATTGAATAAGCTTTAGTGGGAAGTGGGAACACTATACAAATAATTATAGTGCTGTATCTAGAATGTCATCTTGTTCTGAGTTTTGTGAcctccattttatttttaatgagtagaatatgaTAATATGGCATCTCATCCTGATTGATTACTTCAATTTGGATGAATTTGGCGTACCCTGTGAAAACATCATATTCCGCCTGCCAATTGTGTGTGGTATAGCTTGTTCTTCAATTTCAGATATGAATTGCTAAATGAAAGAACAATTGAGTAAATGAAtgtctttctctttgtttttgcttttgtttgttgGGTTAAAGTAAAGTGAGTTTCTTTGGAAGACAGGTCTTTTAGTTTGGCAATTAGAGTTGCATTTGTGTTTCGCTGCAGGTCTTTCAGTATATTATATGCTATTTTTGCAATCTCTTGTCCACATTTCTCCAATCTGCTTAGGGGCCTAATTGATTTGTGGAACTAACATTTAATATTCTCTGCAAAAGCAGAATTGGACTATTACTTATCCATTGTGATTGAGCTgtgttttattgtttattggTAGAATGCTTGTGATtataaagtgaaaatttaagaaaatttaattgtaCAATAAAGGACAGCAATGAAAGAGATTTCTTGATTGAATTTTGATCCTTTCAACTATATAAATCCTGAAAAAGATAAAAGCCGGGAGGTTGAGAATTTAAGCATATGGGAATTTGGAGTATAAAGTTTGTGGGGATGTCCATTGTGAATAAATTTGTATTGGGAAAAGTGCTTATGAAATTTAAACAAGAACAACAGTCCAATGCAGGACAGGAGAAAGATATGTTTTCTGGAAGCATTTTTATACTTTGTACTATCGAGAAACCTGAAAAGATTAAAGATTGAAGAATACTGAAGCTTTTGGGGGTGGACTATGAATCTACCACTAACCTTTTGATTTTGTGGGGATGACTTTGTTCCTGTGTCCCGCTTTAGCTTTTACGCTTTAAGTTTCTTATAGTTGGCATAGATTAACAATTATCTCTTTCTTATCATAATTCACACAAAGAGATTTTCAACTCACTAGCTATGCTGGTTAAGCACTTATTACCCCACTCTTTTTTATGGGGGCTAAGAACCAAGAACTTTAGACTTGCAGCAAGCTAAATCTGGTTAACCACTTAACCCTGCTTGGTactaataaaatagtaattCTGGAATCATATGATGACAGTTCTGCTTTGAAGTCTCAAATGTTGACAAATGGTCTCCAATGAGATGGCTCACTGAAGCTCAGTAAACAGAAAATGAaagattgatttttttccccatgTTTGGTAGAATGGAGTagttgaaattaataaaaaaaaaaaagtggtcaGATTATTATTTTCTATCTGGGTTCATACTTTTAATCCCCAAATGGGAagcaaatgagaaaaaaaaaaagttttacattTGTGATTAGATAAatcttgtccttttttttttttttttttttgagaatattctAATTTATAACTattactaaaaagtaaaaataatttaatataagaATACAAACCTCTCccaaatagtatatatatatatatatatattattattattaaatagcACTAAGAATGATtaggaataaaacattacatgATAACTTCTAGAAATAGAAGCTATAGTGAGAAACATTAGTCATAATCATAAGTGAGATAGGTAAGCATTTAGCATTCAAGCAAAAGCCAGATGGCATGCACCACACTAATGAAAATGACCATTCCATAATTTCCTTTGTCTCACCTATTATTAAATCTCAAGGGCAAGGGGCGCAGCCTGGTCCTAGAAACAGGCATGGGTAAATACAATTATGTGCCTTTTGATTAATAATTATTGCTTCATGGTGTGCGCCTACTAACTGCTAAGTACAtgggaattaaaatattaaaaaaaccaaaaattttgacatgaaaatatactattttatataatatgtgTGTCCTTAAGGCACACATTAACCATAAAACAGTTAATTACTTTTtcgtttttttataaaaagttttctaaaatggtttattaatataTGTCCTAAGGGTACACGTTAGTAAATCCCTTTTATATATTGTAgggttctagttaactcaattagtaaaatcttttgtaaaatatttagaGTTCAACCCTCTTATATTATAAATCAATATGTAtcttaatctgatgataaagaacaatcatTATAGAACAATTATAGAATATATATCATAAGTTAAAATTCTATAtcatctatcaaaaaaattactAGCTTATATGTTTGGAGATGTTACATCAATTTGCAAGGCTGTTGTTACAAAAGTGTTAATACCTTTACAGCTTTAGCATTATCATTCAAGAGCATGTAAAGCGAAAAAATTGCCTCAATGGTAGAAGTTTCAAAAGCCTTTCGGTAAGTTGGAGGCAGAGCCAGGGTGACATTGCAGTTGTACTTGCACGCATCATCTTGGGTTTTTATTACCAATGCAAGAGTTGGCACCCAAGGATCTGGACAGGGTATTATATGGGAAGTAGTGAGCAATTATAACCCATAAATGTATGCATCCACCAAGTGGACTTACGAGGATATGGTCTTGTTCTCATTGCTACACAGCTAGACTAGTCGCAAAGTGCAAACGCACCAACATAAATTTTCAACCATCTTCAAC
It encodes the following:
- the LOC126732826 gene encoding cyclin-D3-2, yielding MALQEEETQQLLSPATVIDALFCEEESLEEENGIGEEGSDENVKKHSFFPSVLLENDLVWEDDELVSLKSKEGETHVCLSSLISDGSLMVARKEAVDWILRVKAHYGFCALTAVLAVNYFDRFASSPTFKRDKPWMTQLAAVACLSLAAKVEETQVPLLLDLQVEESKYVFEAKTIKRMELLVLSTLQWRMNPVTPISFFYHIIRRLGLKNHLHWDFLLRCERLHLSVIADSRVTSHLPSILATATMLHVIRDIEPYNPLEYQNQLMSVLKISEEKVNECYKLILELSNSLGHIHDQSRKRKHLSIPSSPNGIIDASFSFDSSNDSWAAASCISSSPEPPFKRSRAQDQQMRLPSLNRVSVEVLSSPR